The following is a genomic window from Ignavibacteriota bacterium.
CGCGCATACACGCCGACAATTCCGGGAAGCAGGCGGAGCTCATCCTCGAGGACCCGGGAAGCCTTGCTCACGCCGTCCAGGGACGTGCCCCGTGGCATCCGGATCTGGACCGTAAAACGGCTCTGGTCGATATCGGGGGCCGGTTCGGCGGGGATATGGAAGGCGATGAAGGCGGTTGCCACGCACAACGCTACGGTCCAGAAGACAACCGACAGGCGATGTGCAAGTGCCCAGTGGAGGTAGCGCTCGACCTGAGTCCTGATCCACATGTCGCTCCTGTCGAACCATCGATCCAGGTTCGCCCTGAACCTGAGCATCTGCTGAGTTGCGAGATCAATCTTCTGTGAGACTCTCGGGGGCGCGAAGGGGCCACGGGGGATACTCTGAACTCCACCACCGCGATATTGCCCCTTTGCGGGAGGTGTCCGCCTCCCATGAAGAACCGCTCCCTCCCTCGAGACGAGCATCGGCACGAGCGTCACCGCTACCAGGAGTGAGACCATGAGAGAGATCGTCATGGTCACCCCCATATCCACGAAAAGCCGGGCCGCCACGCCTTCCACGAACATGATGGGGAGAAAGATCGCTACATTCGTCAGGGTGGATGCGGTGACCGCAGTGCCTATCTCCCGCGCCCCTTCGAGTGTCGCCGTGCGCAAAGGCACGCCCTGCTCCCGCAGCCGGGAGACGTTCTCGATCAGCACGATCGCGTTGTCCCCCAGCATCCCGATGCCGAGTGCCAGCCCGGTCAGCGATATCACATTCAGGTTGATCCGGAGGAAGTACATAGCCAGGATCGTAGCAAGGAGCGACACCGGCATGGTGAGGCCGATGATAAGCGGAGAGCGCGGGGAGCGCAGGAAGTAGAACAGAACGAGGAATGCGAGGAACCCTCCGATGAGGATGGCCTGTTCCACGTCGGCGATCGAGCGGATGATGAAGCCAGCCTGTTCGGCGACCACCGTGAGCCGGAGCTCCGGATTCTCCTGCCGCAGTTGCGCGAGGACCTCATGCGCAGCGTGTGAGGCGGCAACAGTATTGGCGGCAGCCTCCTTGCGGACCTGGAGGATGATCACCTCCTCCCCGTTGTAGCGCGTGAGCCCGGTGCGTTCGGCATGGGTATCCCGTACCGTCGCGCAGTCGGCGATCCGGATGGCGCGGCCGCCGGCGCTCGGACGGATCGTCACGTCGCGGATCTCATCCAGTGTGTTCAGCGCGCCGAGGGTCCGCAGGGAGTAGCGGAACAGGCCATGGTTGATGGTGCCGCCGGGAAGGTCCACGTTCGCCGCCGCGAGCGCATCGCCGATCTGGCCGAGATCCAGCCCGAATGCCTGGAGCACGGCCATGTCCACATCCACCTGGATCTCCCGTTCCAGGCCGCCGAGCACGGATGCTTGAGCGATACCGTCGACCTGCTCGATCCTCCGCTTCACGAGGGCGCGGGCCGTTTCTTTCAGTTCGGCGAGAGCTGCCGCTTGTTCCACCTCTTCGGGTGAAGTGTTCGGGTAGGCGGTCTGAACGGTCAGAGTGGGGACATCGATCGCGGGGAGGAAATCGATAGTGAGATCGAGGAGTGCGACGATGCCGAGCAGTACGACACCGGCATAGAACATCAGGGTCGTAACCGGACGCTGGACGGCAATGGTGGAGAGCGGCATCCTCGGTCCTGCTTACGGGGATCTGCGGGTGACGGACACAGGAGCGTCGTGCGCGAGGGTGTAGTGTCCGTCCACGATCACCGTATCGCCGGGCGCAAGTCCGTTCTTGATCTCGAGCAGCTCGTCGTTGGCTTCGCCTGTCTCCACATAGTGCCACTTCGCCCGTCCATCTTCCACGGTGAACACGAGCGGCCGTTCGTCGCGCACCAGAAGGGCGGAACGGGGCACGAGAAGGCGGTGCGGATGCACATCGGTCTCGATATGCACGGTGGCGAACATCCCCGGCCGGAGGGATGGCCGGGGATCGCCTGCATAGTGACGCCCGTCGCGCAGGGCGATGGTCACCTTCATCGTCTTTGTCTTCGGATCCACAAGTGGATTCATGTAGAGGACCGAACCTTTAAACTCCCTTCCGGGGAAGCCGGCGAGGTGGGCGCGTGTTCGCTGTCCCACGGCGATGCGACCGGTCTCGTTCTCGAGGACCTCCACATCCACAAGCAGTGTGGAGAGGTCGAGGAGTCTCATCAGGGGTTGTCCGGCGTTCACATGCATCCCGGGAGTGAGGGAGCAATCTGCCACGAACCCGCTGAACGGTGCAGTGACGGAGGTCCACTCCAGGTTGAGTCTGGCCGTTTCGAATGCCTCCCGGGCAGCGGCGAGGCCGCTCTTTCCGGCGATCACATCCCCCCGGTTGGCTGTGAGGTAGGCGATCGCGGATTCATGGTCGCGGGAGAGGCGCACGTATGTCGCCTCGTCCATATCACCGCAGCGATAGCGCGTGCGGAGCGAATCGAGGAGATGAGACGCGGCGATGATGCGCCGCGCCGTTTCGAGGGAGTCTGTTGCAGCAAGGAACGGCGTCGCGCTCAGCGTGCGGTATTCGATCTGGGCATTGAGGAGTCCGGTACGGGCGCGATCATAGGCCACCCTGAATTCCCGGTTCTCGATGGCCGCCATCGTATCGCCCTCATCAACGTAGCTTCCATTGAAGACTCCGATCGTGGCAAGCGCTCCACCGACCCGTGCCTGAATCTCAACTTCCCTGCATGCACGGAGGGTGCCGGACGTCGCGAGATGGTGGATCAGATTGCCTTTCTGAACAAGGGCGGTCATCACCGGAACGGCCTCGCTGCTCAGCAGGAACGTGTGGCCTTTCACGTCGGTATTCGCCACCAGGGGGGCACGGTTCAGCACATACACCGTGGCGATGGCTGCGCCCGCAAGCGCCATCGTCGCACCGGCATAGAGTATAGGCCGTTTCAGCCCCGCCAGCATGGTCGCTGAGGGAATTCCACCAAAGTCAGATCGGATCATCTGGTCGTGTCTCGCGCTTCTCTACTTATACGATATATACACCTGCGCCCTGCTTTTTCCGAAGGGAGGGCGGTCGCCTGCCCTCCGGCATCCACTGCAGGTAGCGGGATTGCATTCAAGGAGGCGCGGGAGTATATTTCGACCTCCGGTTGTTATGATGGAGCACCACGATGGGTATGGGAGAAATGACCCCACTTTTCAAGAAGCTGAACCTGGGATCGCGATCATCGATCACTGTCCTCAATGCCCCCTCATCATTCGAGGCTGAGCTGACGGCCCTCAAGGGCATAACGGTCGCACGCACCATCAAGGGTAAGGTCGGGTTCGCGATCGCATTCGTGACCAAACAGAAGGAACTCGACAGAGTATCTGCCTCCCTGGCCAGAACAGCCGAAGGAGATGCCGTCCTGTGGATCGCGTACCCGAAAGGCACATCAAAGAAGTACACATGTGAGTTCAACCGGGATGCGGGATGGACGGTGCTTGGCAAGGCGGGCTACGAGCCGGTGCGGCAAGTGGCGATCGACGAGGATTGGTCGGCGTTGAGGTTCAGAAAGGTGGACTACATCAAGGCCATGAAGCGGAACCCCGAAGGGGCGATCTCCAAAGCAGGCAAACAACGGGCACAGGGCAAGCGATGAATCCAACACAGGCACAGGCGCTTCGCGCAATACTCGAATCCCAGTCCAATGCGGCACTGGGCACACTCCACGACGGCGAGCCGTTCGTCTCCATGGTCCCGTTCGCCATCATTCCCGGCGGCAAGGGCTTTGTCATCCACGTAAGCGGGCTCGCCGCACACACGAAAGACATGCTGCAGCATCCTACCGTGAGCCTTCTGGTGATGGCGCCGCAGGGTCCGGACATCCCGCCGCAGGCCCTCCCCCGCGTGACGGTGCAGTGCAATGCCCGACAACTTGCAGATGAAGACCCAGCCTATCCGGCTGCCCGGGCATCCTATCTCGGCAGGTTCCCGGAAGCGGAGATGACAATGGCGCTGGGCGATTTCTCGCTCTTCCTCCTCACGCCGCTCGCGGTGCGGCTGGTGGGCGGATTCGCACAGGCGGCAACCCTTACGCCCCTGAACCTGGAGCAGGCCCTGGCCTGAGAGGATCTACTTCTCTTCCCTCTCCACAAGCGCCCGCCCGGCCTCGAAGTCGTACAGCGTGAGCCGCCGCACGCGGTAGTACGTCGACCAGTAGTCCCACTGGGTCTGCACATTCGACCGCCGCGCATTGTCCTTCTCGCTCTGCGCGATGAAGAGGATGGGGATGTCGATCTTCCCGATGATGTACCGCTGCTTCGCCACCTCAAACCGCCGCTGACCGATGGTATCGGACTTCGCCGCGATGGCAACCTGCTTCCGGAGCGTGTTCAACCGGTTCGCCGAGTACAGCACCTCCTGCTCCAATGTCTGCCGCTGCTGCGCAACGGTGACCTCGGTCCCCTTCTGCTCCGCCACGGCCGCTTCCACCGCATGGCTCCCTGCTCCCCATCGGAACACCGGGATGGCAAACCCCACACTGAACTGCTCCTGCTCGAGCAGGTTCCGGTATGCTTCCCGGAACTCGGGTGCACGCTGGTTGTACCCCACACTGGCGGTCATGGTGGCGTTGAAGCCGTTGTCCGACTCCGCCTGGGCAACGCCCCGCTCGGCATTGAGAAGCTGCAGGTCGAAGTTCACCATGTCGCTCCGGTTCTGCCGCGCCTGCACGAGCGCCTGATCCGGGTCCACCTCAACAATGCCGATGTCGCCCGGCGGCAACAGCCCCACCGGCTGCCCGGGTTCGAGTCCGATGGCCACCCGTAAGGCATGCTCGGCCCGCGCCAGTTCCAGAAGCGCATTCTCATGCGACGTCTTTGCATCGAGATAGGCAAGCTCGGCCTGGAGCAGATCGTTCTCCGCGATCCGCCCGACGTTGAACCGCCCCTGCGAGATGCGGAACAACGTGTCGTTGATCGCCACATTCAAGGCCGCATTCGCGGCGTTCATGGTCGAGAGATACAGGCCGAAGTACTTGTTCGTGGCGTCGATCGCGCATTCTTCCAACGACTCGACCTCCTCCCGCGTCGCGATCTGATAGGTCAGGTCCTGCGCGTCCTGATCCCAGCTCATGCTGTTGATCTGGAAGATCGGCTGGATCAGCGTGACGTTCAGCGGCCGGGCCCTGTAATAATGCGACTTCGTGTCCATGAGGTCGATCCGGTTCAATCCCGACTGCAGCGAAAGCTGTCCGCCGGTGAACGGGATCTTCTGCGTGAGCCCCAGATTCACCGACGAGCTCGCCTCCCGCTGCGGGGTGAAGATGGTCGTGCCATCGGGAAGAACGATCGGGTTGATCGCGGAATAGTACCCCGGCACGTCACCCTGCAGGGACAATTGCGGAAGGTATCCGGCTCTGAACGAGGCGTAGCGCGACTTCTTCGCTTCGTACTGATGCTGGGCAATGGCCCCCAACGGCCCCTGCTCCTGCGCCATGCGGATGCAGTCGCGCAACGTGAAATGAAGGGTGTCCACCTGCGCTCCGGCAGCGGAGATCCCGAGGAGGACGTGACATGCGAGAACAACGAATGCTGACGCTTTCATGGCTGCGTGTTCCAGTATTTCAGGGAGTATATCTCGGGTTGCAGGTAAGGCCCGGGGAGGGGCCCCACAGACGCGAACCGGGGGGACTCATCAGACAGGTTTCGTGTGGGGCCTCCCCGGGCAAGAACATGCTCATCATTCATACCGCAGGCACGCCACCGGGTCCTTCTCCGCTGCCCGACGCGCCGGAAGGAACCCGAAGACGATCCCGATCGTGATGGAGATCAGGAACGACAACGCCACGGAGAACGCCGTGATGATCGTCAGGATCCCCGCAAAGCTCTCGATCGCGTAACTCAAGCCTACCCCGAGCAGGATGCCCAGCACCCCTCCGGTCACGCTCACGATCGTGGCCTCGCTCAGGAACTGCACGGCAATGGCCTGCTTCGTGGCACCCATCGCCCGCCGTATGCCGACCTCCTTCGTCCGCTCCATCACCGACGCAAGCATGATGTTCATGATGCCGATGCCTCCAACGAGAAGCGAGATGGACGCGATGGCACCGAGGACGATGTTGAAGATGTCGCGCGTCCGCTGCGCCTGCCGCAACAGCTGCTCGGGGATGGTCACCTGGAAGTCCACGACCTCGTTGTGCCGGCGCTGTAGCATCCGGCTCACAACCTCGGCAAGCGCAGGCATCTGCTCCGCATCGGCAACGCGCACGACCAGACGGTCCAACTGATTGTAGTTCACCGCCTTCTTCTCGGTGTTGTCGTTGTTGCCGGACCCGCTGGACCGTGACGCCTGCTGCACGCCGAGCCGCGTGACGAGCGTCCGGTTCTTGTACCGCAGCAGCAACGTGTTCACCGGCGTGTACACATCGAAGTTGTAATCGCGCAGACCGAGATGCCGGATGTTGTCCTTGCTCACCTGACGGTCCGCGAGCACGCCGATGACCGTGAGCCAGAGGTTCCCGCACTTGATCTTCCCACCGATGGGATCCTCGCGCGAAAAGAACTTCGTCTTGATGGCATGCCCGATCACCGCAACGGGCGCCGCGTTTTCCATCTGCACCGAAGAGAACACCGCACCCCGTTCGAGCTGAAAATCCGTGGTGGCGAAATAGATCGAATCCACCCCCACGAGCTTGCTGCTCCGCTTCAGCCCCTCGCGCACGACCATGGTCTCCATCACGACCTCGGGACTCACAAAATCCACGCCGGGAAGGGTCTGCAGGATGCTCCTGCCATCCTCCAGGGTGAGTCCCGGACTGAACCGCTTCTTCTCGGTCTTGGCGGCTGTCTTCTCATCCACAACGCCCTCTTCCTGCTCGATGATGGGCGTGATGATGATGTTGTTGGCGCCCAGAAGCTTCATCTGGTCCAGGATCTCCTGCTTGGCGCCGGTCCCCACGGCAAGCATGGAGATCACTGAGCCGACGCCGAACACGATCCCGAGTGATGTCAGCACGCCCCGGGTCTTATTGTGCGTGATCGCTTCGATGGCGATCGTGAACCCGAGAAGAATGTGCCCCGGGACCGCCACGGCCATCCTGCGACGGATCATATCCTCGCCGATCATGGTCAATGCCCGCCTTCAAGTCGCACGATCGTGAGCTTGCCCGGTTCGGGCGGCGTCGCCAGGAGAAGCTCATCCTGCCCGGTCAGGCCGCGTGTGACGACCGTGGCATTCTCGTTAAGCATGCCCAGTGCGACCTCCTGCTTCACGATGCTCCTGCCGCTCTTCTTGAAGACATAGGTCAGCCCGCTTTCCGTGTGAACGCACTCCAGGGGCACGGAGAGCACGCTGTCCAGTTTCGCCACGAGGATCTCGTTCGCGGTGGTCATGGCGGGACGGAGCGTGGTGTCGGACTTGTCCACGGTGATGCGCACCTCGAAGACCTTCGAGTCGGAGTTCGGCCGCTGTTCGCCGATGTTCGCCACCGAGGTCACTTTGCCCGTCAGGACCTTATTCGGATCGGCATCGAGCTTGATCTTGACGGTCTGTTTCAGCCCGAGTTTCTGAATGTCGAGTTCGCTGATGTAGGTGATCGATTCCATCTCGCGGAGGTCCGGCAATGTTGCCACGACCGGGTCCCAGGCGTTCACCGTGCTCCCCACCACCTTCTTCTGCCCGCCCCACTCGCGCGCGTAGATCACCATCCCGTCGGCCGGCGCGAGGATCGTGAATCCCGCCATCGCGGTCTGATACAGCTCCATCCGCTGCCGTTCCTTCAGGAGGTCGAGCCCCGCCGCCTCCGCCTTCGCGATCGCCTGCTTCGTCTTCGTCACATAGTTGCGCTTGGCCTGTTCGAAGTTGCGCTGGGCCCGTTCA
Proteins encoded in this region:
- a CDS encoding efflux RND transporter permease subunit, with the translated sequence MPLSTIAVQRPVTTLMFYAGVVLLGIVALLDLTIDFLPAIDVPTLTVQTAYPNTSPEEVEQAAALAELKETARALVKRRIEQVDGIAQASVLGGLEREIQVDVDMAVLQAFGLDLGQIGDALAAANVDLPGGTINHGLFRYSLRTLGALNTLDEIRDVTIRPSAGGRAIRIADCATVRDTHAERTGLTRYNGEEVIILQVRKEAAANTVAASHAAHEVLAQLRQENPELRLTVVAEQAGFIIRSIADVEQAILIGGFLAFLVLFYFLRSPRSPLIIGLTMPVSLLATILAMYFLRINLNVISLTGLALGIGMLGDNAIVLIENVSRLREQGVPLRTATLEGAREIGTAVTASTLTNVAIFLPIMFVEGVAARLFVDMGVTMTISLMVSLLVAVTLVPMLVSREGAVLHGRRTPPAKGQYRGGGVQSIPRGPFAPPRVSQKIDLATQQMLRFRANLDRWFDRSDMWIRTQVERYLHWALAHRLSVVFWTVALCVATAFIAFHIPAEPAPDIDQSRFTVQIRMPRGTSLDGVSKASRVLEDELRLLPGIVGVYARVGITEERNAWDVDEASLETAEVDVEVGGAGRTAALMDSARVRLRRLDGTTYGVEYAVKPRGTSFERILRPETNEIRCMVMGKDPAIVERLATAYTEEIRSVPGLVDLRASSQEGTPEFHLRIDRDAAARNGLTVQDVAAHLVHLARGNEATTLSEFDRRITVRVQPSVDTRNNLDAILASDVPRGDSPVPVRSLVAYRETRGHGEIWREDQQRAQVIVANVAGRSVGSVVTDLDRAATSLRLPPGYEVRIGGENQEINESFRNLFIVILLSLFLVFMILAAEYESIMYPLVILLTSPLAAIGAILAMALTGQHFNVMSLVGLVIMIGAVDNDAVIVVDVIIALRREGFAMQEAILRGMRQRLRPILMTTATTVLGIIPLVFEFGTGSELVRALTVPIVGGLVTSTIFTVVAIPVGVSFVEKRVKREE
- a CDS encoding efflux RND transporter periplasmic adaptor subunit, which gives rise to MIRSDFGGIPSATMLAGLKRPILYAGATMALAGAAIATVYVLNRAPLVANTDVKGHTFLLSSEAVPVMTALVQKGNLIHHLATSGTLRACREVEIQARVGGALATIGVFNGSYVDEGDTMAAIENREFRVAYDRARTGLLNAQIEYRTLSATPFLAATDSLETARRIIAASHLLDSLRTRYRCGDMDEATYVRLSRDHESAIAYLTANRGDVIAGKSGLAAAREAFETARLNLEWTSVTAPFSGFVADCSLTPGMHVNAGQPLMRLLDLSTLLVDVEVLENETGRIAVGQRTRAHLAGFPGREFKGSVLYMNPLVDPKTKTMKVTIALRDGRHYAGDPRPSLRPGMFATVHIETDVHPHRLLVPRSALLVRDERPLVFTVEDGRAKWHYVETGEANDELLEIKNGLAPGDTVIVDGHYTLAHDAPVSVTRRSP
- a CDS encoding pyridoxamine 5'-phosphate oxidase family protein, encoding MNPTQAQALRAILESQSNAALGTLHDGEPFVSMVPFAIIPGGKGFVIHVSGLAAHTKDMLQHPTVSLLVMAPQGPDIPPQALPRVTVQCNARQLADEDPAYPAARASYLGRFPEAEMTMALGDFSLFLLTPLAVRLVGGFAQAATLTPLNLEQALA
- a CDS encoding TolC family protein, giving the protein MKASAFVVLACHVLLGISAAGAQVDTLHFTLRDCIRMAQEQGPLGAIAQHQYEAKKSRYASFRAGYLPQLSLQGDVPGYYSAINPIVLPDGTTIFTPQREASSSVNLGLTQKIPFTGGQLSLQSGLNRIDLMDTKSHYYRARPLNVTLIQPIFQINSMSWDQDAQDLTYQIATREEVESLEECAIDATNKYFGLYLSTMNAANAALNVAINDTLFRISQGRFNVGRIAENDLLQAELAYLDAKTSHENALLELARAEHALRVAIGLEPGQPVGLLPPGDIGIVEVDPDQALVQARQNRSDMVNFDLQLLNAERGVAQAESDNGFNATMTASVGYNQRAPEFREAYRNLLEQEQFSVGFAIPVFRWGAGSHAVEAAVAEQKGTEVTVAQQRQTLEQEVLYSANRLNTLRKQVAIAAKSDTIGQRRFEVAKQRYIIGKIDIPILFIAQSEKDNARRSNVQTQWDYWSTYYRVRRLTLYDFEAGRALVEREEK
- a CDS encoding ABC transporter permease: MAVAVPGHILLGFTIAIEAITHNKTRGVLTSLGIVFGVGSVISMLAVGTGAKQEILDQMKLLGANNIIITPIIEQEEGVVDEKTAAKTEKKRFSPGLTLEDGRSILQTLPGVDFVSPEVVMETMVVREGLKRSSKLVGVDSIYFATTDFQLERGAVFSSVQMENAAPVAVIGHAIKTKFFSREDPIGGKIKCGNLWLTVIGVLADRQVSKDNIRHLGLRDYNFDVYTPVNTLLLRYKNRTLVTRLGVQQASRSSGSGNNDNTEKKAVNYNQLDRLVVRVADAEQMPALAEVVSRMLQRRHNEVVDFQVTIPEQLLRQAQRTRDIFNIVLGAIASISLLVGGIGIMNIMLASVMERTKEVGIRRAMGATKQAIAVQFLSEATIVSVTGGVLGILLGVGLSYAIESFAGILTIITAFSVALSFLISITIGIVFGFLPARRAAEKDPVACLRYE
- a CDS encoding HlyD family efflux transporter periplasmic adaptor subunit; this encodes MRLLRRGIEALRSAFTRLILIIRRRPLVAAVSGGAALLLLGWLIFRPGAVASSEILVKPTFGEFLVTVTTSGELQAKSSINIMGPEQARAANIWQMKLTNIVPEGTVVKKGVFVADLDKSEIMGKFKDSQLSVQKFEAVHLQTKLDSALTLSQARDELVGLQYSQEEKRLAMEQSVYEAPAMKRQAEIEYERAQRNFEQAKRNYVTKTKQAIAKAEAAGLDLLKERQRMELYQTAMAGFTILAPADGMVIYAREWGGQKKVVGSTVNAWDPVVATLPDLREMESITYISELDIQKLGLKQTVKIKLDADPNKVLTGKVTSVANIGEQRPNSDSKVFEVRITVDKSDTTLRPAMTTANEILVAKLDSVLSVPLECVHTESGLTYVFKKSGRSIVKQEVALGMLNENATVVTRGLTGQDELLLATPPEPGKLTIVRLEGGH